One segment of Heterodontus francisci isolate sHetFra1 chromosome 28, sHetFra1.hap1, whole genome shotgun sequence DNA contains the following:
- the LOC137385139 gene encoding NACHT, LRR and PYD domains-containing protein 3-like isoform X1 translates to MGNPSSKQRYLQGPAAREGDQDTGTGTSEQSQIQHPATREGDQDTGTSISEQSQIQHPATREGDQDTGTSISEQSQIQHPATREGDQDTGTGTNTNGQSQIQHPAAREGDQDTGTSRREATILTDNAPSFDQKTDPNSTTAEFLMKCDDFQLFQLIKFYQHRLEQAIEEGVDRVSSLLTGERHFSGQEHRKIIELVEKGNRADSSKLLLNLVMEKGSRVRRVMWESFVKMRHGLPKLDEILKEIQELGSDPLASMNTARGLSEVPGHLKDVQQKHKETLRVQTETLRVNTILIKEKVKIFQLVDRYAELTVISTVRDRSLVEHELLARGRDHEVWREKHRRRELKKIQICQLFPSSFSQRKSKSGSSAAVSGVPGIGKTTMVQKIVYDWATGKIYPNFQFVFSFKFRDLNAINCRINLRNLVLDQYPYFGNVLGELWKNPEGLLFIFDGLDEFKDTIDFADNRRNTEPQYMCTDPECWCEVSDIVYSLIQHKLLPGCSVLVTSRPTALHLLEKAEISVWAEILGFGGDERKEYFNKFFEDQTVAAAVFKHVEENEILYTMCYNPSYCCILCLSLGPFFTQRDRKQQQVPKTITQLYSYYIYNILKNHSQEIENPRDVLLKIGEMAFTGVSRKKIVFRNGDLIEYNLQPSQFLSGFLMELLERDDSVQSVVYTFPHLTIQEFVAALAQFLTPNPGDIRKLLSEAHSEEDGRFEIFLRFVAGLSSPQAAWPLEGLLGPFPHQTTCQVIDWVKEKVEGQIGNTKSKTDKRNLMNSLHYLFESQNKALAWATMEPVETLTFGDPHFQKALQLTTIDCLVLCRAMGLCNVIKHLDLQECTIQCEGLQRLEPILHKCQELRLSHNKLGDSGVKILSAALSNPNCKIQELNLWDTSLTDSCAEDLANALGTNRSLTVLSLGFNSFTDQSVPALRQLILTCRSLKEIRLLKSQFSSIGENQLKSLQESKSGLKVIV, encoded by the exons ATGGGGAATCCCTCAAGTAAACAACGTTATCTTCAAGGCCCTGCtgcaagggaaggtgatcaggacacaggaactggtaccagtgaacaaagtcagattcaacaccctgctacaagggaaggtgatcaggacacaggaaccagtatcagtgaacaaagtcagattcaacaccctgctacaagggaaggtgatcaggataCAGGAACCAGTATcagtgaacaaagtcagattcaacaccctgctacaagggaaggtgatcaggacacaggaaccgGTACCAATACCAATGGACAAAGTCAGATTCAACATCCTGCtgcaagggaaggtgatcaggacacaggaaccagCAGAAGGGAAGCGACAATATTAACTGACAATGCACCAAGCTTTGACCAAAAAACAG ATCCAAACTCTACAACTGCTGAGTTCTTGATGAAGTGTGACGATTTCCAGCTGTTCCAGTTGATAAAATTCTACCAGCACAGACTCGAGCAGGCCATTGAAGAAGGGGTGGACAGAGTCAGCTCATTGTTAACAGGAGAGCGGCATTTCAGTGGACAAGAACATCGG AAAATTATTGAGCTCGTGGAGAAGGGAAACCGGgcggacagttccaaacttctcctaaaTCTGGTGATGGAGAAGGGCTCTCGGGTCCGAAGGGTGATGTGGGAATCCTTTGTGAAAATGCGTCACGGGTTACCAAAGTTGGACGAAATACTGAAAGAAATACAGGAACTCG GTTCTGATCCACTTGCTTCCATGAACACAGCGCGAGGTTTATCCGAGGTACCCGGTCACCTGAAGG atgttcaacagaaacacaaggaaacactccgggtacaaactgaaacactgagagtgaacactatcctaataaaggagaaggttaagattttccagctggttgatcgatacgctgagctaacggtcatttctactgttcgagatcggtcacttgtagaacatgaactgctggcaagaggccgagaccatgaagtgtggagagagaaacatcgccGGAGAGAACTGAAAAAAATCCAAATTTGTCAATTATTCCCGAGCAGTTTTTCCCAGAGAAAATCCAAATCTgggagttcagcagcagtgagtggagtcccggggattggaaaaacaacaatggtacaaaagattgtttatgactgggccactgggaaaatatacccaaactttcaatttgttttcagttttaaattccgGGATTTGAACGCAATTAACTGTAGAATAAACCTGAGGAATCTGGTACTGGATCAGTATCCTTACTTTGGGAATGTCCTGGGAGAGCTCTGGAAAAATCCAGAGGGATTGCTTTTTATATTtgatggtttggatgaattcaaggacacgatcgattttgctgacaatcggagaaatacagaacctcagtacatgtgcacagatcccgaatgctggtgtgaagtgtctgacattgtgtacagtttaatacaGCACAAGCTGCTCCCCGGATGTTCAGTGTTAGTGACCAGTCGTCCCACTGCATTACATTTATTGGAAaaggctgagatcagtgtctgggctgaaatcctgggatttggtggtgatgaacggaaggaatatttcaacaagttttttgaagatcagacggtggcagcagctgttttcaaacacgtggaggagaacgagatcctgtacaccatgtgctacaacccttcctactgttgcatcctctgtctgtcactgggtcccttctttacacaaagagacaggaaacagcagcaagttCCCAAGACCATCACCCAGTTATATTCCTACTATATTTACAACATTCTGAAAAACCATAGCCAAGAGATTGAAAACCCCCGTGATGTGTTACTGAAGATCGGTGAGATGGCCTTCACAGGAGTCTCCAGGAAGAAGATTGTGTTTAGAAATGGAGATTTGATCGAGTATAATCTGCAACCTTCCCAGTTCCTGTCTGGATTCCTGATGGAACTTTTGGAGAGAGATGATTCTGTCCAGAGTGTGGTTTACACATTCCCGCACCTCACCATCCAAGAGTTTGTAGCCGCACTCGCACAATTCCTGACTCCAAATCCCGGGGACATCCGGAAGCTCCTCAGTGAAGCTCACAGCGAGGAAGATGGGAGATTTGAGATATTTCTGCGTTTTGTTGCTGGTCTCTCCTCCCCACAGGCAGCGTGGCCCCTGGAAGGATTGCTgggtccatttcctcatcagacaacctgcCAAGTGATTGACTGGGTGAAGGAGAAGGTTGAAGGACAGATTGGAAACACAAAGAGTAAAACTGATAAAAGGAACCTCATGAACAGTTTGCATTACCTGTTTGAGTCTCAGAATAAAGCACTGGCTTGGGCCACAATGGAGCCTGTGGAAACACTTACCTTCGGAGATCCTCACTTCCAGAAAGCATTGCAACTGACTACAATTGACTGTCTGGTCCTATGTCGTGCCATGGGACTCTGCAATGTAATAAAGCACCTTGATCTGCAGGAGTGCACCATTCAGTGTGAAGGACTCCAGCGGCTGGAACCCATCCTGCACAAATGCCAGGAGCTGAG ACTGAGTCACAATAAACTGGGGGATTCAGGAGTGAAAATACTGTCTGCAGCTCTGAGCAATCCCAACTGTAAAATACAGGAACTGAA TCTGTGGGATACCAGTCTTACAGATTCTTGTGCTGAGGATCTCGCCAATGCACTCGGAACAAACAGGTCACTAACAGTTCTGTCTCTGGGGTTTAACTCCTTCACAGACCAATCTGTCCCTGCTCTCCGCCAGCTCATACTGACCTGCAGGAGTCTGAAGGAGATCAG GCTGTTGAAGAGTCAGTTCAGTTCGATCGGAGAGAATCAGCTGAAGTCACTGCAGGAATCCAAAAGTGGACTGAAAGTGATTGTGTAA
- the LOC137385139 gene encoding NACHT, LRR and PYD domains-containing protein 3-like isoform X3 encodes MGNPSSKQRYLQGPAAREGDQDTGTGTSEQSQIQHPATREGDQDTGTSISEQSQIQHPATREGDQDTGTSISEQSQIQHPATREGDQDTGTGTNTNGQSQIQHPAAREGDQDTGTSRREATILTDNAPSFDQKTDPNSTTAEFLMKCDDFQLFQLIKFYQHRLEQAIEEGVDRVSSLLTGERHFSGQEHRKIIELVEKGNRADSSKLLLNLVMEKGSRVRRVMWESFVKMRHGLPKLDEILKEIQELGSDPLASMNTARGLSEVPGHLKDVQQKHKETLRVQTETLRVNTILIKEKVKIFQLVDRYAELTVISTVRDRSLVEHELLARGRDHEVWREKHRRRELKKIQICQLFPSSFSQRKSKSGSSAAVSGVPGIGKTTMVQKIVYDWATGKIYPNFQFVFSFKFRDLNAINCRINLRNLVLDQYPYFGNVLGELWKNPEGLLFIFDGLDEFKDTIDFADNRRNTEPQYMCTDPECWCEVSDIVYSLIQHKLLPGCSVLVTSRPTALHLLEKAEISVWAEILGFGGDERKEYFNKFFEDQTVAAAVFKHVEENEILYTMCYNPSYCCILCLSLGPFFTQRDRKQQQVPKTITQLYSYYIYNILKNHSQEIENPRDVLLKIGEMAFTGVSRKKIVFRNGDLIEYNLQPSQFLSGFLMELLERDDSVQSVVYTFPHLTIQEFVAALAQFLTPNPGDIRKLLSEAHSEEDGRFEIFLRFVAGLSSPQAAWPLEGLLGPFPHQTTCQVIDWVKEKVEGQIGNTKSKTDKRNLMNSLHYLFESQNKALAWATMEPVETLTFGDPHFQKALQLTTIDCLVLCRAMGLCNVIKHLDLQECTIQCEGLQRLEPILHKCQELSLWDTSLTDSCAEDLANALGTNRSLTVLSLGFNSFTDQSVPALRQLILTCRSLKEIRLLKSQFSSIGENQLKSLQESKSGLKVIV; translated from the exons ATGGGGAATCCCTCAAGTAAACAACGTTATCTTCAAGGCCCTGCtgcaagggaaggtgatcaggacacaggaactggtaccagtgaacaaagtcagattcaacaccctgctacaagggaaggtgatcaggacacaggaaccagtatcagtgaacaaagtcagattcaacaccctgctacaagggaaggtgatcaggataCAGGAACCAGTATcagtgaacaaagtcagattcaacaccctgctacaagggaaggtgatcaggacacaggaaccgGTACCAATACCAATGGACAAAGTCAGATTCAACATCCTGCtgcaagggaaggtgatcaggacacaggaaccagCAGAAGGGAAGCGACAATATTAACTGACAATGCACCAAGCTTTGACCAAAAAACAG ATCCAAACTCTACAACTGCTGAGTTCTTGATGAAGTGTGACGATTTCCAGCTGTTCCAGTTGATAAAATTCTACCAGCACAGACTCGAGCAGGCCATTGAAGAAGGGGTGGACAGAGTCAGCTCATTGTTAACAGGAGAGCGGCATTTCAGTGGACAAGAACATCGG AAAATTATTGAGCTCGTGGAGAAGGGAAACCGGgcggacagttccaaacttctcctaaaTCTGGTGATGGAGAAGGGCTCTCGGGTCCGAAGGGTGATGTGGGAATCCTTTGTGAAAATGCGTCACGGGTTACCAAAGTTGGACGAAATACTGAAAGAAATACAGGAACTCG GTTCTGATCCACTTGCTTCCATGAACACAGCGCGAGGTTTATCCGAGGTACCCGGTCACCTGAAGG atgttcaacagaaacacaaggaaacactccgggtacaaactgaaacactgagagtgaacactatcctaataaaggagaaggttaagattttccagctggttgatcgatacgctgagctaacggtcatttctactgttcgagatcggtcacttgtagaacatgaactgctggcaagaggccgagaccatgaagtgtggagagagaaacatcgccGGAGAGAACTGAAAAAAATCCAAATTTGTCAATTATTCCCGAGCAGTTTTTCCCAGAGAAAATCCAAATCTgggagttcagcagcagtgagtggagtcccggggattggaaaaacaacaatggtacaaaagattgtttatgactgggccactgggaaaatatacccaaactttcaatttgttttcagttttaaattccgGGATTTGAACGCAATTAACTGTAGAATAAACCTGAGGAATCTGGTACTGGATCAGTATCCTTACTTTGGGAATGTCCTGGGAGAGCTCTGGAAAAATCCAGAGGGATTGCTTTTTATATTtgatggtttggatgaattcaaggacacgatcgattttgctgacaatcggagaaatacagaacctcagtacatgtgcacagatcccgaatgctggtgtgaagtgtctgacattgtgtacagtttaatacaGCACAAGCTGCTCCCCGGATGTTCAGTGTTAGTGACCAGTCGTCCCACTGCATTACATTTATTGGAAaaggctgagatcagtgtctgggctgaaatcctgggatttggtggtgatgaacggaaggaatatttcaacaagttttttgaagatcagacggtggcagcagctgttttcaaacacgtggaggagaacgagatcctgtacaccatgtgctacaacccttcctactgttgcatcctctgtctgtcactgggtcccttctttacacaaagagacaggaaacagcagcaagttCCCAAGACCATCACCCAGTTATATTCCTACTATATTTACAACATTCTGAAAAACCATAGCCAAGAGATTGAAAACCCCCGTGATGTGTTACTGAAGATCGGTGAGATGGCCTTCACAGGAGTCTCCAGGAAGAAGATTGTGTTTAGAAATGGAGATTTGATCGAGTATAATCTGCAACCTTCCCAGTTCCTGTCTGGATTCCTGATGGAACTTTTGGAGAGAGATGATTCTGTCCAGAGTGTGGTTTACACATTCCCGCACCTCACCATCCAAGAGTTTGTAGCCGCACTCGCACAATTCCTGACTCCAAATCCCGGGGACATCCGGAAGCTCCTCAGTGAAGCTCACAGCGAGGAAGATGGGAGATTTGAGATATTTCTGCGTTTTGTTGCTGGTCTCTCCTCCCCACAGGCAGCGTGGCCCCTGGAAGGATTGCTgggtccatttcctcatcagacaacctgcCAAGTGATTGACTGGGTGAAGGAGAAGGTTGAAGGACAGATTGGAAACACAAAGAGTAAAACTGATAAAAGGAACCTCATGAACAGTTTGCATTACCTGTTTGAGTCTCAGAATAAAGCACTGGCTTGGGCCACAATGGAGCCTGTGGAAACACTTACCTTCGGAGATCCTCACTTCCAGAAAGCATTGCAACTGACTACAATTGACTGTCTGGTCCTATGTCGTGCCATGGGACTCTGCAATGTAATAAAGCACCTTGATCTGCAGGAGTGCACCATTCAGTGTGAAGGACTCCAGCGGCTGGAACCCATCCTGCACAAATGCCAGGAGCTGAG TCTGTGGGATACCAGTCTTACAGATTCTTGTGCTGAGGATCTCGCCAATGCACTCGGAACAAACAGGTCACTAACAGTTCTGTCTCTGGGGTTTAACTCCTTCACAGACCAATCTGTCCCTGCTCTCCGCCAGCTCATACTGACCTGCAGGAGTCTGAAGGAGATCAG GCTGTTGAAGAGTCAGTTCAGTTCGATCGGAGAGAATCAGCTGAAGTCACTGCAGGAATCCAAAAGTGGACTGAAAGTGATTGTGTAA
- the LOC137385139 gene encoding NACHT, LRR and PYD domains-containing protein 3-like isoform X5, translating into MGNPSSKQRYLQGPAAREGDQDTGTGTSEQSQIQHPATREGDQDTGTSISEQSQIQHPATREGDQDTGTSISEQSQIQHPATREGDQDTGTGTNTNGQSQIQHPAAREGDQDTGTSRREATILTDNAPSFDQKTDPNSTTAEFLMKCDDFQLFQLIKFYQHRLEQAIEEGVDRVSSLLTGERHFSGQEHRKIIELVEKGNRADSSKLLLNLVMEKGSRVRRVMWESFVKMRHGLPKLDEILKEIQELGSDPLASMNTARGLSEVPGHLKDVQQKHKETLRVQTETLRVNTILIKEKVKIFQLVDRYAELTVISTVRDRSLVEHELLARGRDHEVWREKHRRRELKKIQICQLFPSSFSQRKSKSGSSAAVSGVPGIGKTTMVQKIVYDWATGKIYPNFQFVFSFKFRDLNAINCRINLRNLVLDQYPYFGNVLGELWKNPEGLLFIFDGLDEFKDTIDFADNRRNTEPQYMCTDPECWCEVSDIVYSLIQHKLLPGCSVLVTSRPTALHLLEKAEISVWAEILGFGGDERKEYFNKFFEDQTVAAAVFKHVEENEILYTMCYNPSYCCILCLSLGPFFTQRDRKQQQVPKTITQLYSYYIYNILKNHSQEIENPRDVLLKIGEMAFTGVSRKKIVFRNGDLIEYNLQPSQFLSGFLMELLERDDSVQSVVYTFPHLTIQEFVAALAQFLTPNPGDIRKLLSEAHSEEDGRFEIFLRFVAGLSSPQAAWPLEGLLGPFPHQTTCQVIDWVKEKVEGQIGNTKSKTDKRNLMNSLHYLFESQNKALAWATMEPVETLTFGDPHFQKALQLTTIDCLVLCRAMGLCNVIKHLDLQECTIQCEGLQRLEPILHKCQELRLLKSQFSSIGENQLKSLQESKSGLKVIV; encoded by the exons ATGGGGAATCCCTCAAGTAAACAACGTTATCTTCAAGGCCCTGCtgcaagggaaggtgatcaggacacaggaactggtaccagtgaacaaagtcagattcaacaccctgctacaagggaaggtgatcaggacacaggaaccagtatcagtgaacaaagtcagattcaacaccctgctacaagggaaggtgatcaggataCAGGAACCAGTATcagtgaacaaagtcagattcaacaccctgctacaagggaaggtgatcaggacacaggaaccgGTACCAATACCAATGGACAAAGTCAGATTCAACATCCTGCtgcaagggaaggtgatcaggacacaggaaccagCAGAAGGGAAGCGACAATATTAACTGACAATGCACCAAGCTTTGACCAAAAAACAG ATCCAAACTCTACAACTGCTGAGTTCTTGATGAAGTGTGACGATTTCCAGCTGTTCCAGTTGATAAAATTCTACCAGCACAGACTCGAGCAGGCCATTGAAGAAGGGGTGGACAGAGTCAGCTCATTGTTAACAGGAGAGCGGCATTTCAGTGGACAAGAACATCGG AAAATTATTGAGCTCGTGGAGAAGGGAAACCGGgcggacagttccaaacttctcctaaaTCTGGTGATGGAGAAGGGCTCTCGGGTCCGAAGGGTGATGTGGGAATCCTTTGTGAAAATGCGTCACGGGTTACCAAAGTTGGACGAAATACTGAAAGAAATACAGGAACTCG GTTCTGATCCACTTGCTTCCATGAACACAGCGCGAGGTTTATCCGAGGTACCCGGTCACCTGAAGG atgttcaacagaaacacaaggaaacactccgggtacaaactgaaacactgagagtgaacactatcctaataaaggagaaggttaagattttccagctggttgatcgatacgctgagctaacggtcatttctactgttcgagatcggtcacttgtagaacatgaactgctggcaagaggccgagaccatgaagtgtggagagagaaacatcgccGGAGAGAACTGAAAAAAATCCAAATTTGTCAATTATTCCCGAGCAGTTTTTCCCAGAGAAAATCCAAATCTgggagttcagcagcagtgagtggagtcccggggattggaaaaacaacaatggtacaaaagattgtttatgactgggccactgggaaaatatacccaaactttcaatttgttttcagttttaaattccgGGATTTGAACGCAATTAACTGTAGAATAAACCTGAGGAATCTGGTACTGGATCAGTATCCTTACTTTGGGAATGTCCTGGGAGAGCTCTGGAAAAATCCAGAGGGATTGCTTTTTATATTtgatggtttggatgaattcaaggacacgatcgattttgctgacaatcggagaaatacagaacctcagtacatgtgcacagatcccgaatgctggtgtgaagtgtctgacattgtgtacagtttaatacaGCACAAGCTGCTCCCCGGATGTTCAGTGTTAGTGACCAGTCGTCCCACTGCATTACATTTATTGGAAaaggctgagatcagtgtctgggctgaaatcctgggatttggtggtgatgaacggaaggaatatttcaacaagttttttgaagatcagacggtggcagcagctgttttcaaacacgtggaggagaacgagatcctgtacaccatgtgctacaacccttcctactgttgcatcctctgtctgtcactgggtcccttctttacacaaagagacaggaaacagcagcaagttCCCAAGACCATCACCCAGTTATATTCCTACTATATTTACAACATTCTGAAAAACCATAGCCAAGAGATTGAAAACCCCCGTGATGTGTTACTGAAGATCGGTGAGATGGCCTTCACAGGAGTCTCCAGGAAGAAGATTGTGTTTAGAAATGGAGATTTGATCGAGTATAATCTGCAACCTTCCCAGTTCCTGTCTGGATTCCTGATGGAACTTTTGGAGAGAGATGATTCTGTCCAGAGTGTGGTTTACACATTCCCGCACCTCACCATCCAAGAGTTTGTAGCCGCACTCGCACAATTCCTGACTCCAAATCCCGGGGACATCCGGAAGCTCCTCAGTGAAGCTCACAGCGAGGAAGATGGGAGATTTGAGATATTTCTGCGTTTTGTTGCTGGTCTCTCCTCCCCACAGGCAGCGTGGCCCCTGGAAGGATTGCTgggtccatttcctcatcagacaacctgcCAAGTGATTGACTGGGTGAAGGAGAAGGTTGAAGGACAGATTGGAAACACAAAGAGTAAAACTGATAAAAGGAACCTCATGAACAGTTTGCATTACCTGTTTGAGTCTCAGAATAAAGCACTGGCTTGGGCCACAATGGAGCCTGTGGAAACACTTACCTTCGGAGATCCTCACTTCCAGAAAGCATTGCAACTGACTACAATTGACTGTCTGGTCCTATGTCGTGCCATGGGACTCTGCAATGTAATAAAGCACCTTGATCTGCAGGAGTGCACCATTCAGTGTGAAGGACTCCAGCGGCTGGAACCCATCCTGCACAAATGCCAGGAGCTGAG GCTGTTGAAGAGTCAGTTCAGTTCGATCGGAGAGAATCAGCTGAAGTCACTGCAGGAATCCAAAAGTGGACTGAAAGTGATTGTGTAA